The Euwallacea fornicatus isolate EFF26 chromosome 5, ASM4011564v1, whole genome shotgun sequence genome includes the window AGGTTTCAATTAAAcgaattttccataaaattccTTTTCAGGCATGTTATTTGGATGCAGTATTTGGGGATCCATAGCAAACTCCAAAGGCAGAAGAACTGCAATTATTTTAGCCTTATCCATGGACTTTCTGGCAGCTTTCATATCGTCCTTTGTGCAAAGCTACGTCCTCTTTGCGATCTGCCGATTTCTAAATGGATTCGGGTATGTAATCGGATTTCATAACTCTGGCATTCTCAAAGAAAGTGTTTGTTACAGGATTATTGGGGCCACAAGTCTGGTATTCTCGTACCTGGGCGAGTTTCTCTCCGTAAAGGACAGAGATAAATATCTAGGGAAGTTGGAAATCTTCTGGAACATCGGAGTCATCGTTCTTCCAGGTGAGTTACACTTTTGCTCCGGGGCTTCCCTTACCTATCGTAATTATCATATTTAGGTGTAGCCTGGTGCTTTCTGAACAAAAAAGCTGTGCAAATATTCGATGATGGAAGCGACTTCAGCCCCTGGCGCATCTTTGTTTTAGTGTGCAGCTTGCCTAGTCTTCTAAGCGCCATTTCTATTTACTTTCTGCCTGAAACacccaaatttcttatatccAAAGGACAATTTAAAGCAGCAAAGACGGTTTTCCAGAAGATTTACTCGTGTAACACTTCAAGGCATGCTGAAAGTTTTCCGGTATAAATTACTTTTGCGTtcttaaaattcttttgatGATGAAGGGATTTCCACAGATTCGCATGTTAGAAGGCGAAGGCAACAACAACGGTATGACCAACAGCAAAGTATCCATAAGTGACCGAAACCAGTTCACAGAGAGCATTTCGAAGTTTTGTGGCTCAGTTAGGCATTTAGTGTATGAGCAGTATTTTAAGTACTTAACCATCACCTGCTTAGCCGACTTTGGATTGATGGCCAGGTAGACATTATTCCCCTCTCTAAGAATCACTAGTTAACTAAATTTTACTCTACTAGCTATTACACCCTGGTAATGTGGTTCCCGGAAATCTTTGACCGCTTCAGCCAATACCACCAGAGGTTTCCTGACGACCATTCGGCTATCAGTGTTTGCGTGGTGTCTCAAGCAAATTTCTCCTCAAATATCATTGACCAATCAGCTATGGAAACATGTGATCCGTCTATCGCCAACAACGTGTTTTTTGACACCCTTATTATCGGACTCAGCTGCATCCCTACGTCTGTATCGCTCAGCTACCTCATGTACAAAGTGGGAAAGAAGTCGGTTTTAGGTAAATCACAAAAACATGCAAATCATAGTTTCTTATGTTATGATAACATAATGTGCTTGTGCTCGCGAGCGAGCGAGCCCGTAAACGGATGAGTCGACTAATTAGTCGTTTACGGCCAGAGGGGTGAAAAGAGATTACGGCCGCTGCTATTCGGTCGAAGGTGTAATCCTTCCCTGAGTCATTGTGGGTTCcatgagaaacaaatattaagtACCGACCTTCTGCGGGAGCGAAGTTGGACAACGGCTCTGGACAGTAACTGCTTTGATCTTCGGGGTTTTATGTTTTCTTGGGGGTACAGGATCAGTGATCAAAGATTTCGCTCAGGACGCTGGACTTCCTAAGGCCGGCACTgcatatttgttattttccttattttaatagaaatataaattcCTCCGCTTTATTCCACTAGGGTTATAACGACCCAGTTTGTGGATCGGAAGCGACTGTGGAGGGCCCTTTCTAAACAAATGGcccataaagaaaattaatctaACAATTTACTTGTAGTTTTCAGCCTGATATTGTCGGGGATTTCCACTCTTTCTCTGAACTGGGTCTCTTCAGTGGGCCAAACCCTGGCCTTGTCCTGCATATTTGAAGCTTTGACCAGTATTTTAGAAGCAATACTCTTCTGCGTGGTTGTTGACTTATTTCCCACGAGCTTAAggtaagtttaaaaatatttttcagggaGAAGAAAGgttaaaactgatttttctaTACTAGAGCAATAGCTTTGACAACTACCGCAACATGCGGCAGAATGGGGGCTATTTTCGGAAACCTAATTTTTGGCGCCCTTTTGGATTTAAATTGTGTGGTACCCATCTACTTATTCGGAATAATGCTGATTGTGAGCGGACTTTTGTGTATCGCACTGccaagaaatgaaaattacattacACTTAAATAGGTATTTAATTAGTGTTCTATGTGCATAGTAGAAGGTAAAGGGGCA containing:
- the LOC136339124 gene encoding synaptic vesicle glycoprotein 2C-like, producing the protein MPPNVTCDDEVYVDVEFQKEKDVSRDCGCDFETAISYAGTGKFQKVLLAVSGVIYATCAISSTTLSFVLPSAECDFSLSSADKGKLSAVPLLGMLFGCSIWGSIANSKGRRTAIILALSMDFLAAFISSFVQSYVLFAICRFLNGFGIIGATSLVFSYLGEFLSVKDRDKYLGKLEIFWNIGVIVLPGVAWCFLNKKAVQIFDDGSDFSPWRIFVLVCSLPSLLSAISIYFLPETPKFLISKGQFKAAKTVFQKIYSCNTSRHAESFPIRMLEGEGNNNGMTNSKVSISDRNQFTESISKFCGSVRHLVYEQYFKYLTITCLADFGLMASYYTLVMWFPEIFDRFSQYHQRFPDDHSAISVCVVSQANFSSNIIDQSAMETCDPSIANNVFFDTLIIGLSCIPTSVSLSYLMYKVGKKSVLVFSLILSGISTLSLNWVSSVGQTLALSCIFEALTSILEAILFCVVVDLFPTSLRAIALTTTATCGRMGAIFGNLIFGALLDLNCVVPIYLFGIMLIVSGLLCIALPRNENYITLK